In Apium graveolens cultivar Ventura chromosome 10, ASM990537v1, whole genome shotgun sequence, the following are encoded in one genomic region:
- the LOC141693727 gene encoding two-component response regulator-like APRR5, whose product MCKIGERMIKVKERMAGSRETEMKNAQEKKEEEVENVMLRWEKFVPKMEMRVLLVEADDSTRHIITALLNKCCYKVDAASDGLKAWEILNKRAHNIDLILTEVEVPSISGFSLLSLVTEHEICRNIPVIMMSAHDSVSTVYNCMLKGAADFLLKPIRKNELNNLWQHVWRRQASISGLAQTANDAQQMVVVAAEKDTIRNYSDEYEACCIERNKECIQKGSDSQSSCRLQDSETKEAYPQHKYDITQLKQRKSPSRDVIIQKDEVERGSERALMHDDQDQGSMSVPKTNSEVIMLEEDTAADIQCEHANVTMETFDYDNNNVQDKSSGEAIDLIGTFNNYPECYDRSLDTTYGLNKLDSSFLLELSLNLSHPRGSQNQIMDDGHMLKQSEASAFSRYNGRTLQPLHQSSDRICDQRRGYDITFDKQLTQKAHEHSSNNCCPVNSHDDNTMSPTYDLLGIQSPRPQQAIPVTGLLKCSSFEPVCNVYNNLAPPLFCTQSSQSPLQSPDTSGNHERSIQVEKNHPVNPGIRNSQKILQYLMDQNVYASSALLAPNKSYGPELSKDQVHFHSVSSQHGSGDSCNGISNHVNSTNNGSNGTSHAFELVKVAAEEENKANLNHDEKLSRSKQREAALTKFRMKRKERCFDKKVRYQNRSNLAVQRPRVKGQFVRQVQTEATEVKTDEHHS is encoded by the exons ATGTGTAAGATAGGAGAGAGAATGATCAAAGTGAAAGAAAGAATGGCTGGAAGCAGAGAGACAGAGATGAAGAATGcacaagaaaagaaagaagaagaagtaGAAAACGTGATGTTAAGGTGGGAGAAATTTGTACCAAAGATGGAAATGAGAGTTTTGTTGGTTGAAGCTGATGATTCTACCAGACATATTATTACTGCTCTTCTCAACAAATGTTGTTATAAAG TTGATGCTGCTTCCGATGGCCTCAAAGCATGGGAGATATTGAACAAAAGAGCACATAACATAGACCTCATATTGACAGAAGTGGAAGTGCCATCAATCTCAGGATTCTCGCTGTTAAGCTTGGTTACAGAACATGAAATCTGCAGAAATATTCCTGTTATAA TGATGTCTGCACATGATTCGGTTAGCACAGTTTATAACTGCATGTTAAAAGGCGCGGCTGATTTTCTTCTGAAACCTATTAGGAAAAATGAGCTGAACAACTTGTGGCAGCATGTTTGGAGGAGACAAGCT TCAATTAGTGGCCTAGCGCAAACTGCAAATGATGCACAGCAAATGGTCGTGGTCGCAGCTGAAAAAGATACTATCAGAAATTATTCAGATGAATACGAGGCATGTTGTATTGAGAGAAATAAAGAATGCATTCAGAAAGGAAGTGATTCTCAG AGCTCTTGCAGATTACAAGATTCAGAAACTAAAGAAGCATATCCACAACATAAGTACGACATCACACAACTAAAACAGAGGAAATCTCCATCACGTGACGTGATAATACAGAAAGATGAAGTTGAAAGAGGGAGTGAACGAGCATTAATGCATGATGACCAAGATCAGG GATCAATGTCAGTTCCCAAAACAAATTCTGAAGTAATAATGTTAGAAGAAGACACGGCTGCTGATATCCAATGCGAACATGCTAATGTTACTATGGAAACTTTTGATTATGATAACAACAATGTTCAAGACAAGTCTTCTGGAGAGGCTATTGACTTGATTGGAACATTCAACAATTACCCTGAATGTTATGACCGAAGCTTAGATACGACTTATGGCTTAAACAAGCTCGACTCTTCGTTTCTTTTGGAGCTGTCCTTGAATCTATCTCATCCCAGAGGTTCACAGAATCAAATAATGGATGATGGACATATGTTAAAACAGTCCGAGGCCTCGGCATTTTCGCG GTATAATGGTAGAACATTGCAACCACTACATCAGTCATCAGATAGAATTTGTGATCAACGAAGAGGTTATGATATCACTTTTGATAAACAACTAACTCAAAAAGCACACGAGCATAGTTCTAATAATTGCTGTCCTGTAAATAGTCATGATGATAATACGATGTCCCCAACTTATGATCTGCTTGGAATTCAGTCTCCTCGCCCTCAACAAGCAATTCCTGTTACAGGTTTACTGAAATGTTCAAGTTTTGAACCTGTATGCAATGTCTATAATAACTTGGCACCTCCTTTGTTTTGTACACAATCAAGTCAGTCACCTTTGCAGAGTCCAGACACATCTGGCAACCATGAAAGATCGATCCAAGTAGAAAAAAATCATCCTGTAAATCCAGGAATCAGGAACTCCCAGAAAATACTACAGTATCTGATGGATCAAAATGTTTATGCTTCCTCGGCCCTATTGGCACCTAATAAGTCATACGGACCAGAACTTTCAAAAGATCAAGTACATTTTCATTCTGTCAGTAGTCAGCATGGGAGTGGTGATTCCTGTAATGGCATTTCTAATCATGTCAATAGCACAAATAACGGAAGCAATGGCACTAGCCATGCATTTGAGCTTGTTAAGGTAGCCGCAGAAGAGGAAAATAAAGCTAATCTCAATCATGATGAAAAGTTAAGTCGTTCTAAACAAAGGGAAGCTGCCCTCACTAAATTCCGCATGAAGCGGAAAGAGAGATGCTTTGACAAGAAG GTACGGTATCAAAACAGAAGTAATCTGGCAGTACAGCGGCCCCGAGTGAAAGGGCAATTTGTTCGTCAGGTGCAGACTGAAGCTACAGAAGTTAAAACTGATGAACACCACAGCTAG
- the LOC141693728 gene encoding ribosome-binding factor PSRP1, chloroplastic, with amino-acid sequence MATLFPTIKTTVSHRPPPPSCSSTPKNAALSNIILPSHHHPSTSIFRVNRNPLSGEKYPVTKLRKSGGARMAWDGPLSSVKLILQGKHFELSEGVKGHVEDKVGKAIQKHSHLVREVDVRLSVRGGEFGKGPKVRRSEVTLFTKKHGVIRAEEDAETMYASIDAVSSVIQRKLRKIKEKDSDHGRHMKGFDRLKVRDPEAMLLQNGSLSSAQGEEEDDDEDPFMDEIVRTKYFDMPPLTVDEAIEQLENVDHDFYGFRNEDTGEVNIIYRRRAGGYGLIIPKQDGKTEKLEPLVVESTRESSVAE; translated from the exons ATGGCGACTCTCTTTCCGACCATCAAAACCACCGTGAGCCACCGTCCTCCGCCACCAAGTTGTTCTTCAACACCCAAGAATGCTGCTCTTTCCAACATTATATTACCATCCCACCATCACCCTTCTACTTCCATCTTCCGTGTTAATCGGAACCCTCTTTCAGGCGAGAAATATCCGGTGACTAAGTTAAGAAAGTCCGGTGGTGCGAGAATGGCGTGGGATGGCCCTCTCTCTTCTGTTAAGCTCATTCTCCAAGGCAAACACTTCGAG CTAAGTGAAGGTGTGAAAGGCCATGTAGAAGATAAGGTGGGAAAAGCAATTCAAAAGCATAGTCATCTGGTTAGGGAAGTTGATGTCAGATTATCCGTACGTGGAGGCGAGTTTGGGAAAGGTCCTAAGGTTCGAAGATCTGAG GTGACTTTGTTTACCAAGAAGCATGGAGTGATTAGGGCGGAGGAAGATGCGGAGACAATGTATGCTAGTATAGATGCTGTGTCTTCGGTTATACAAAGGAAATTGAGGAAGATTAAGGAAAAAGATTCTGACCATGGACGTCATATGAAAGGATTTGATAGACTAAAAGTTAGGGATCCTGAGGCTATGTTACTTCAGAATGGTTCACTTTCATCTGCTCAAGGAGAGGAAGAAGATGACGATGAAGATCCTTTCATGGATGAG ATTGTGCGTACGAAATATTTTGACATGCCTCCATTGACGGTAGATGAAGCAATTGAGCAGCTGGAAAATGTTGATCACGACTTCTATGGTTTTCGAAATGAAGATACTG GTGAGGTTAATATCATATACAGAAGGAGAGCTGGGGGCTATGGGCTCATTATCCCTAAACAAGATGGCAAAACTGAGAAATTAGAGCCCTTGGTGGTGGAATCAACAAGAGAATCTTCTGTGGCAGAATAG